The genomic interval TGAAGTTTACCACATCATAGTCACGCTGTTGCacacaaaaaaatgtataaatagCTTCTATAATCCAAGGCTATTCGTAATGGAGGCGATGAAcggttttattttgttgttttcaaCAGTGCCACGTCATGTTGAGTGTTTTGAGGTGATGAAATAAAACATCCTCCCACAATGCACGGTGTAATTTTGTGGTATCTTACAACACCTAATGCACATCCTTGGATGAAATGAGACTTTTGTGTCTAATACGAGTGTGGaatcatttttaagtttttaaaagagAGTATATCCAATTCTATCTAGATAAACCTATTATATCTCTCTTCATAACTCCAATGATATATCATTCGAGTTTCTTATACGATACTTTATTCACTGAGAATGAAACCCCATTAAGATTGTATTACAAACACTGTCCAAGCAAGTTCTCTAAACCCTCCTCCAAGCATGACACTTGTACATTATTTTTCGCTcccgcttatgtttataaaccaaaaattaatttttttgttcttaaatttagagttgattttagagttttcatactgaagtttattttcctgtCTTTCCTTTAAAAtcgataatatatatatatatatatatatatatatatatatatatatattctcccCAACgaaaagtacaaactctatacatgtagATAGTATCATttacatgagatttaatagttgCTATATTTTCTGTTGGTTGGAAGcagaaatagttataaaaatatttttatcatggacgtgcagggagtagctacacctggtagtatgatctaattttcatatatatatatatataataaaagtttatccataaatttttattatttttcaccGATACAATCATCCGGTAGAGTCGTTGAGAAGGTTCCCACTATAGAcctgactttttttaaaaaaagaaattagagaCCTGATGATATAATGAGGTTATTAACCATGAATAGTACTCCTAGTCGCATAACACCAATGAAATCAGAGATTTTATCTTAAGATGATCGGATTGCTGGGAAGTAACGTAACCAATCTGGATTCTGGACGGTTCATGACACCGCCAGGGGGGGTTGAGAGCACTGCATCgtattctcctctcttctcctcccGTCTCCAGAACACACCGAGGGACTCAGGCGAACGGCTGGGCGGCTCCGGCTTCCTCCAGGTCCGGGTTCTCGCCACCCCCTCTCCTTCCTTGTCCTCTCCGCCCTTGTCCTCtccgccctctctctctctctctctcccggccAGGTCCAgtcctctctctcccggcGGCCGGATCCAGCGCGGCGGCCATCGACGGCCGGGGGCGCGCGGGGGGCTGCCAGCCGCGGTGGTCGATGGGCCACGCCGGCAAACGCCGGCCGGGGctggagatatatatatattttaattttttaatgatatttGCCAGTTTTGATGATATACATATGCTATATGCAAACATTTACTATGCGGTGCTCTAGACTGCTGCTGGAATCAGATGTTTTGAGGATATACAGCCGCTCAAGTAGATAACCAAATTTGTTTGTCCAATTCTTTTCAAATGCTAATtgtaactataaatattttctgtGCTTTGTAATGTTGAACTGGAAATAAAATGAGGGAGAAACGCAGACAGTATATTAATGAGCAAGCATTTAGTGTGATTTGTCTGCCATTGTAAAAAACATCGCTAAAActcagatttttttctaatacttTAATTCTGGAATCTATTCCGGAACAGAGAGATCTTTCTGTTCATGATGGTGTAGTGGTTGTCCTCCTCAGATGTATAATAAATGTATTGCCTATATTTTGTATAGCAGTGCCTGTGATTAAGTGCTTTGAAGGCCTGGATACATCCTTCCCCTGGTGTTATTCTGTATAGGGAAGAGAAATCTTGGATGTAAAGCTGTTTCCAGTGAAAAGACGGTATGTTGCACtccttttttcctcttatGTGCAAACTTAAGACTGATTTCTTAATGCAGTAGACATGCTAAGCATATAATAACTACTATTACATAGGCTGGCTGGCTTAGACTTCTtccattaaattaatttgcttcaCAAATGAATAAATGATTTGTCTGACTTTTCATTAGCACAGATAGATGGTTAATTTGTTCATCTCTATCAACTTTTTTTCTACAGGGTTGTCTACAGCTCGGACCCAAATTTGCCACAAACAGCACACAGCAACGAAAAGGCAAGGTTACCGACGCATCGCCGGTGACCCGATCGAACCCAGCTATGTCGGCGCGTGACAGAGAGACAGCCATGGCGCTGgcccgcgtcgccgctgctctggATGGGGCGGTGCTCGGCCTGGGCACTgccaccatcgccgtcgcctcgtGGGTGAAGTACCTGGCCGTGTCAGGTCAGCTACGGCgcatcgtcgccgctccgGCAGTCGCCATATCTGATATCCGCTCTTTCCTCGTGGAATACGGTGAGGGCGACGAGCCAGTCCTCGCAGCGGTGCGTGGCCACGTCCGTGCCGCCCCCCAGGGCAAGCTCCTCGTTCCCCCAGGCTCCGGCGAGCACTGCGTCATAGCCAAGCACACCCAGATGGTGAGTTGCGCGATGAAAAATTATCTTCTATCCTGTGCTTGGAACCAGGGTTTATGCTATAGGCGGTACGGATGCTTAGTTAGGTTGTAGTTTTCAATCTTAAACTCATGCACATGTTGAAGGTACTGATTACTGTGGTAGGCGTGTTTAGGCATTGGAATTCTATGTGGCCGTGAAGCTTGTTTGGTTTCATGTTTTCATGTGCTGTATTGCTTTAGATAGGGATCTCAAATCGTAGAAATCTTGGAGAATTTGATTACATGAAGTTATGCTGTTATCTGctctgtctctctctgtgtgtgtgtgtgtgtagcTTCTAGGAGCTGTCGAGTAGGAAGGTAAGCGATATGAGATTTGGCAGTCTCTTCTGCTGAATTGGATAGTTTGGGGAACGGAAGATGCTGGCAGTTTCCTTGCCAGTCTGTTTATGTTCAATTCTGAGTTTTGAGTGACAACTGTTTTGAAAACTCTGGCAATGTTGATTATTAATATACACAAAATAGTGTATGGTTCTGTTGCATTGGAAATTAGATGATTTGTGCCGTATATGAGTTATCTGGTTGCGAGACGCCTACTGGCTGCAACATTAATCACCTATAATACTGCTATGCTTCCATGGATTTAGATCTTATGAGAGTTCAATCCCATAATTACTGGTAAAATGCAGCAATATTGACTTTTGATGGCATCGGTTCATTATAATTCAAGTATGATGAATTCATAATATATGGTTTTAGAAGAAAATAAGGATTAGGAATAAATTGAAGAAAACAAGGCCTTTGTGTAAAGATGTTTACgattttgttatttgttgTTATTGTGGCATAAAAAACTGGGGTTATGGTCTGGGTTGCCTATAATTTCTGTACAATCTGTCCTGAAGAGAGGTACTAGTTACTGATTTAGTTGCAAACTTCAGAAAAACCAATGGGCTATATACTTTTGTAGTGTGGTGCAAACTGCAAAGATACTTCTCAACATATTATGCACACGAATGGAATAGACATGGAATTGCCAGTTCCCTTCTTTTGTTACCACGGTAATACCTATGAATACAAATATGCAACATTTACATCCCCAAACTTTgtcatctttttttccttgtgcCTTTACAGTTGTGTACCTGTTCTTCTTTCTGTATAGATTTCTCTAACTGGTGTTATGTGTTGATGTCCTTATCTGGTGCTTGTTCAGTGAATGGAGAGGCATCTCTGGATGGACCTTTGATCTGCAtgctctcttttttaaaatctttgaAGGAACAGATTACACGACATCTTTTAGATGTTTATCACAGTAGTACCTATGAATACAAATGTGCTACGATATTTACATCCCCAAAcgttgtcattttttttccgttgTGCCTTTATAGTTGTGTCCCTGTTCTTCTTTCTGTATAGATTTCTCTAACTAGTGTTATGTGCTGATGTCCTTATCCAGTGCTTGTTCAGTGAATGGAGAGGCATCTTTGGATGGACCTTTGATCTGCATGCTCTCTTTTTCAAATCTTTGAAGGAACAAATTACAACATCGTTTAGATGGGTATACTATCTATACTTCGTAAGCTGGTTTTTGTTAGAATAATTTTGGCTTCAAATGTTAACCATACCTTTCCTTTTGCAAGGTTCCATTTGTTCTTGTAGATCCTCAAAACATGACTGGAATAGTCCATGTGAATTTAGACAGGGCAATGCAACCATTACCTCTTACATCTGTGTATCATAAACTTATCCCAGTCGAGTCAACTCCATACACATTGTTTCAGACTATTGTTGGCAATGGCTACCCGGTAAGTTCTTGACTATTGGACATAATTTTGTAGTTTGCAATATCATTACAGGGATATCTATCTTGAGCTATGCTATTATTTATTCTATAGGTTGCACTGTTGGATGAGGAAAAGATACTTCCTATAGGAAAGGAGATTACAGCAATAGGGTTTTGTCGACCGCATAGAGCAAGTGTTGGGATCAGCTCGTGTCCAGAGATACCTTTTTTCTTGTAAGAGCGGCATTGTTTGTCATatgttatcatatttttttctttcttttactgaTGCCAGACACCAGTACACCAGGATTCCTAGAACATTCgtagtttataatttatatgtctaaGATTGGTTAACTTAAGTAGGACATGCATATCAAGATATTCTTTTGGTTGAGTTCTGCTGCTTTTTCATAACGCTTTACCTTCAGGTCTGAGCTCACCAAGGATGAGATGGAAGTTGAGTTGTCTtctcgtgctcaaacactctTCTGGGCTACTGTTGTTCTTGGAACAATGTCAGTTTGCTTACTGGGATTTGCGACTTACAGGTATCGAACTGTGACATTTTTGCCATTTCTAAAGATTTTTATTAGTTAGTACTCGATTAGTGATTTAGTTCTGAGGATAATTTACACTTTGATGCTTCATGTtatcttgctttcttttttagcTATTTTACTTGATGTTGTACTGCTGCAGGAGCTGGAAGAAGATCAAAGAGCGGAGGGAGGCAAGGCAAGCCCAAGAGGTATTTCGACAAACTACCGATGATGTTACAGATGATCAGTCTAGTGATGAAGAGGCTGGTGAAATGGGAGATGGGCAATTATGTGTTATATgcttaaggaaaaaaagaagagcagCTTTTATTCCTTGTGGTCACCTTGTCTGTTGTTGCAAATGCGCACTGATTGTGGAACGCCAGTTCGATCCATTGTGCCCTATGTGTCGGCAAGACATTCGATACATGATAAGGATATACAACAATTGAGGTACACGGAAAGTTTCCTTTTAAGCTTTTGGAGGGACTACTAATCTCTCATACAGTGCACCAACGGTTGACTCGTGGCTCATTGTCTCACAGTATAAATCCaatgatctagaatcaactATACCAATCGAATGACCTAGAACGACTCTATATTTCCACCGCCATGCATAAACAAATTTCttattatatattgaaaacttcctataaaatataaatatatatatttcttaagtatataattattttatatatatatatatatgaatgtgCATGTGTCTATAAATACACATGTaatatttatgactaattGTGTATGACTATTAATCCTACAGTGTATTCACTGATCAGTTAGAAACAACTTAAGAAGCCATAATCTCCTAATCTCCTCGTCTTGATCCAACAGATCAATCTCGCATCTTCTCAACAAGCAACGACTAAGACCATATTTCTTTCGGCTTGGGAATAAGCCGAAAGAAACAGACAAATTGAAGTAGAAAGA from Oryza brachyantha chromosome 3, ObraRS2, whole genome shotgun sequence carries:
- the LOC102707100 gene encoding E3 ubiquitin-protein ligase SPL2 is translated as MSARDRETAMALARVAAALDGAVLGLGTATIAVASWVKYLAVSGQLRRIVAAPAVAISDIRSFLVEYGEGDEPVLAAVRGHVRAAPQGKLLVPPGSGEHCVIAKHTQMCLFSEWRGIFGWTFDLHALFFKSLKEQITTSFRWVPFVLVDPQNMTGIVHVNLDRAMQPLPLTSVYHKLIPVESTPYTLFQTIVGNGYPVALLDEEKILPIGKEITAIGFCRPHRASVGISSCPEIPFFLSELTKDEMEVELSSRAQTLFWATVVLGTMSVCLLGFATYRSWKKIKERREARQAQEVFRQTTDDVTDDQSSDEEAGEMGDGQLCVICLRKKRRAAFIPCGHLVCCCKCALIVERQFDPLCPMCRQDIRYMIRIYNN